The nucleotide window TATGACGGATATATTCAGAGACTACTATGCCGATAGTTTTTTCGAAGCTTTAGGAATGGCATTGATCAATCTAGCGACACATCTGCTATTTACGGTGATCGGAATTGCCATCGGTTTTTGTATTCGTAAAATAATGGAGGAATAATGATTATGAAAAAGAAAATACTCTATAGTTTGCTTGCCGTTTCGTTGATTGGACTAGTTCTGGTCATCTACATACAAGCTGGCGGAAATCCAATTAATAAAAACAAAGCAAAAGAAAACCTAACGGCGTATTTAAAAGAAACCTATCCAGATATGGACTACGAAATTAAACGATCGGTAAAATATGTCAGCATCGATGATAGCTACCGTTTTAGAGTCTTAACAAAGGACCCATTAGGGGTGGAAACAATTTATCTATTCGATGTCTACAACTACAAACCTTTCAAAGTGTTCAATGATACCATTCATAAGTCGAGGATCGATAAAGATTCTTCAAAAAAGTTAAATGCGCAGGCAGAGCAATATATTAAAACCCTGCTCCAGAAAAAAGTGCCGGAAGTCAATCAAGTAGATACCGATGTGGAGGTATACAACAACGATGCAACAAAATGGACACCACAGCTGAAAACACCAAAGCCCATCCTCATTATGCTGGAAATTGATAAAGGGAATGTTACAAAAGAGCAGATGCTTCAGCAGTGCAAGACCATGCAGGAGCTATTGAATAACGAATCGATCGATTATTATATGACCGAGGCGGGGTATCGCAGTATCGTGAACGGGGAAGAGAATTATGAGTATGTTAGCTTTACTCCAAAACAGAAACTGACGATCAGTGATATAAATTAATATAAAGCATAAAGATTTATAAAATCGAAATGAGAGAAATAATGGTTTAGGTGGGAGACTTCTTCCACCATAAAGAAGTAAGATAGATTTTTCTGACCAAAACGTCGACCCCTCCTAAGGGATCGACTATTATTGGACCGGACATGTTTTCAGCCATGTTCGGTCTTTTTCATTTATTCCATTCTCACTCTTATAAAACCTATGATAGGGAAAAAGAGACAATTTCATTTTGTAGGGTCAGACCCCTTCCTTTGGAAATCTTACTAGTAAAAAAGTACGTATTTATCGAGGGACGCGAATATTTGTTCTTGTTTTTGGGCGGGGTGTGATATACTGGAATTACAATAGAATAGGATTTCTCAAGGGTGGTCGGTTCACTCCCAAACAGAAGGGGGGGGATGCCGCATGACAATTTTTGAATCATTAATGTTTGCGATTGGCTTTACTAGTCTAATCGTAGCGATCCTGTCATTTAAATCAAAAAAATAATCCACCCTTGAGTTAACGGCTCAGGTGGATTATTCTGCCCTATAGCCGACCCCCTTAGAGGGAACCGTCTATTGCTGGACCGGACATGTAACAGCATGTTCGGTCTTTTTTATTTTATTCAATACTTACCTATATTATAACCTATGATACTGAAAAAGAAACTATTTTACATAATAGTATATGGATCCATCCTATATATGGGTATTTCAATGTTTTTAGTTTTCACCTTTTTCTTAATACACCTTTTTTTACAAGATTCACAAGTGTCCCTTTATTTTTATAACGATTATAGGCAATCAATCTATTTAAATCTTTAATAGTTAAATTGGACGGATCAATGGCCAAATCGAATTCACTCTTGATCTTGTCAATTAAAGAAAGCGCGTATTCGACTTGTTTCGAACTTAGTCTGTATTCTTCTTCAACTGCAGAAGGTTGTTTCTCGTGTAAATCATTTCTGGTATTTTCAAGTGTTGCAGCATGCTCCTTAATTTTCGCCTCTACTAATGCTTCTACCTCGGCTTGGCTAATGGATTGGACCGCAGGTTGTGGTGAGGTTTCATTCCCTTTAAATAATTTTCCAAGGATTCCTTTTAACAATATTTCCACTTCACTTTCATGAGTACTAACAATAACTAAGTAGGTAGGACCATTTCTTCCATTCTATTATTAAAATAATAGGACTAAAATACAATACCTTTGGTGGATTTTGTTTATTTTAGTAGAAAATTGTTAAAATTAATGGAATGATTAGCCATATACTTTAGTTCAATTGCACTACTTGTAGTATAATGGAGAAAAATGCAGATTTTGGAGCGGTTACTATGGCAATTACAATTCCAGAGACAATACGAACATCTGCGACTGCTGGCGAGCGGTTATTTTTCCGAACTCTAAAAAACTATTTGCCAGATGATTATATTGTCTATTATGAACCGGAAATCCAAGGGAGGAAACCTGATTTTGTCATCATAGGTCCTGATCTTGGCATGGTTGTTTTGGAAGTGAAGGATTATACACGAAATACACTATTGCAAATCAATCATGATGAGTGGCATATAGTGGCAACAAATGGCGAACAAGCCATTATCCCAAGCCCCATGAATCAGGCAAGGGACTACATGTTTAAAATCGCTGATGTACTGAAAAAGGATAAAAACCTAATTCTGGCAGATGGGAAATATAAATTGAAATTAAAGTTCCCGTATGGACATGGAGTAGTTTTTACCAGATTGTATACCAAGGATTTTATTAAAGATGGACTTTATACGGTCATAGAACCCAATTTGTCCCTAGCAAGAGATGAAATTGACCCTGAAAATGAAGGTTTTTCGGAAGAAATCTTGATGGAAAAAGTGATGAATATGTTTGTTGTACCTTACCGTTTAAAGGAGCCGCTTACCATCGAGGATATCAATGCCATCCGCTATCATTTGTTCCCTGAAGTCCGGATTAGTGCTGAATTTAAGGCGCCGGTACCGTATCAGGATCAACTGCTCTTATCACTACATGATATTAAGACGATGGACCTTCATCAGGAGAATTTAGCGAAACAAATTGGCGACAAGAATCGCTTGATACGCGGGGTTGCCGGGAGTGGGAAGACGATCATATTGGCCAGCCGGGCGAAGATGTTGTCGAAACAAAATCCTAATTGGAAAATTTTAATCCTTTGCTATAATATATCTTTGGCCAACGCCATTAAGCAAATGATCCATCATATGTTGAATGAACCAGAGGATTTATTTGATTTTGATCCTACTGTTAAGGCGGTTCAAAGCCAAAATATTATGGTAAGGAATTTTCATGCATGGCTAAAAAATGATTTGAAAATTCGGGAGCAAAACCTTTCAGTCATTATCGATAAAATCGAGAGAAAGGAAACCATTCTCCCTTCCTATGACGCCATTTTGATCGATGAGGGACAGGATTTTGATGCAGATTGGCTACGACTTGTTAGTCATCTGCTGAATACAGATACACAGTCGCTTTTATTGGTAGAAGATCGTGCGCAGACCATTTATCGTCGGAAACGATCGTATTTGCAGGATACGGGTTTAAGTTTCCAAGGCAGATCTAAGGTATTGTCCATTAACTATCGGAACACGCAACAAATTGTAAAGTTTGCCTGGGATTTTTACCGCGAGCATTCGATGTTTAAAAATAAGGTGATCAATCGTGAGCTCGAAGGTGAAATTATTGCTCCACAAAGCACGAAACGAAAAGGGCCTGAACCGGGGATCATAAAGGCTGCCAATTTCTTTGATGAAATAAGAATGGTTGCCAGGCAAATGAAAAAGTTGCATGAAGAACGGAAAGTACCTTATGAAGAGATGTTAATTTTATATCGTGTTAAAAAGACGCATAAATATCCCATCATTGATATCATTCAAAGGTCATTGCAGGAAGCGGACTTACCATATTATTGGATCACTGAAAATGATGTGTCCAAGCGGTCCTTTAAAAAGGATGATGGCAAAATAAAAATCAGTACCATCGATAGCAGCAAAGGGTTGGATTTTCAGGCAGTGTTTATCGTAAATGTTGATTCGATGCCATTTCCACTTGAAGACGATAGGGAGAGGGAAGTTTCCTTATTATATATCGGGATGACGAGGGCAAAGGAATATCTCTGCTTGTCGTACTCAGGCGAATCGGAATTTACACAGTATTTAGAACAGATCTTGCAAAAAAGGAATCAGAAAAAGAATGGGATTGAGAAAATCAATTAAAAGTCAAAAGTGAAGTTTATAATCTCAGGGATCTTCCCTGTTGCATCCAAAATTAAAAATGTGATACTAATGAAATTATCCTTGGGGTGGAAAATAAAGTATATTAATTTAAAACTAGGAAGTAGAGTATGGCGAACTTGGAAAATGTTGTTGATTTGCTTAGAGATATTCTTAATGAATGTAGAAATTAAAATGATCGTGTCGGTAATATTGAGAACTATTTTTTTATACAAAAATATTAGGCTCTGAGGGCAGGATTTACTCTCAGGGCTTATTATATTTAGGCAGAAGGAGAAGGGAACATTTATGCTTTCTTGCCGATCTATGACAGCCACTTATGGAGTGGCTGTTATTTTTTTGGACAAAAGGTTGTTCAAGGCAACGATAGTGGTTTTATATTGAAATTGGGTAAGATTTAATCCTTTGTCAGAAAACTCGCATGTAAGGACATCTCCTATAATAAAGTAGATATAGACGGGTGTAACAAGCCTTTTAGTTGTCAAACAACTGGAATGTTTCGTATGGCGGTAATAAAGAAACCATGGGCTTTTTAAGTAGATGGGAGGGGTTTAATGTTTCATATTGTAGCCTGTATCAAGCAAGTGCCTGACACTAAAATTATTAAGATGAATCCAAAAACGAACACGATGGATCGGAGGACAGCACCTGCGATTTTGAATCCGTATGATGCTCATGCAGTTGAAGAGGCAGTCCGTTTAAAACAACGATATGGTGGGACTGTATCGGTTGTCACGATGGGTCCACCTCCAGCGGTGTCCGCTATAAAGAAATGTATTGAAATAGGCGCGGATGAAGGGTATTTAATTACGGATCGCCGGTTTGCGGGTGCCGATACATTGGCAACGAGCTATGCTGTGACAAAGGCGATTGAAAAAATTGCAAAAACCAGACCCGTCGATTTGATCATTTGCGGAAAAATGTCCATTGATGGAGATACCGGGCAAGTCGGACCCGGAATAGCTAGAAGGCTCGATATACCACCACTCACTTCAGTAAACAAAGTCGTGGAAATCAATCTAGAAGAAAGATATGCCGTTGTCCATCGCAAGCTAGAGGATGGATATGAAGTCGTCCAATCCACCTTGCCGTGTTTATTTTCCGTTGAAAAAACTATTAATGACGTACCATATTCCCCGATGCCGAACATGCTTAAAGCTGCCAGATACAAACCACATATTTGGTCTGTTGATGACCTTGAAGATGTAGATATTAAGCAGCTTGGTTTAAAGGGATCCCCAACCATTGTTTCTAAAGTATGGGCTCCGCAAAAACTAGCAGGGGGAACATTCCTTGAAGGCAACCCAGCAGCACAAGTAGAGCAATTGCTTCAGATCCTGCTTGAAAAGAAGGAGCTGTTTGAAAGTAAGGAGGGAATGTAATTGGATTTTAACGAGTACAAAGGTGTTTGGGTCTTCATTGAACAAAAGGATGGAGAGGTTGCCCCTGTATCGCTTGAATTATTAGGTGCTGGTAGGAAATTAGCTGATAAACGAGGTGTGGAACTAGCGGGCATTCTTATCGGGGAACATGTTAAATCTTTAACAAAGACCGTGTTTGAATATGGAGCAGATACCGTGTATGTCTATGATCAACCTCTCTTTAAGCATTACCGGACTGAAACCTACATGAAGGCGCTATTAGAGTGCAGTGATAAATATAAACCGGAAATTATTCTCTACGGGGCCACCTCAACAGGAAAAGACCTGGCAAGCGCAGTGGCCACCGATTTGCCGACAGGGTTGACGGCGGATACGACGGAACTGGATGTAGAAGAGGAGACGGGGTTACTCCTTGCGAGTAGGCCGGCGTTTGGCGGAAATATTATGGCGACCATTTTATGTAAAAAATACAGGCCGCAAATGGCGACCGTACGCGCCAAAGTCATAAAGGCGCTACCACCAGAGGTGGGGAGAATAGGCAAGGTCGTCGAAGAAACCGTCTCATTAAAAGAAGAAGATATCCGGACAAAAGTTTTGGAAATTGTAAAGGAAACGGTTAAGAAGGTCAGAATCGACGAAGCGGACATCGTTGTCGCAGG belongs to Neobacillus sp. OS1-2 and includes:
- a CDS encoding ABC transporter ATP-binding protein, whose translation is MEILLKGILGKLFKGNETSPQPAVQSISQAEVEALVEAKIKEHAATLENTRNDLHEKQPSAVEEEYRLSSKQVEYALSLIDKIKSEFDLAIDPSNLTIKDLNRLIAYNRYKNKGTLVNLVKKGVLRKR
- a CDS encoding 3'-5' exonuclease, whose translation is MAITIPETIRTSATAGERLFFRTLKNYLPDDYIVYYEPEIQGRKPDFVIIGPDLGMVVLEVKDYTRNTLLQINHDEWHIVATNGEQAIIPSPMNQARDYMFKIADVLKKDKNLILADGKYKLKLKFPYGHGVVFTRLYTKDFIKDGLYTVIEPNLSLARDEIDPENEGFSEEILMEKVMNMFVVPYRLKEPLTIEDINAIRYHLFPEVRISAEFKAPVPYQDQLLLSLHDIKTMDLHQENLAKQIGDKNRLIRGVAGSGKTIILASRAKMLSKQNPNWKILILCYNISLANAIKQMIHHMLNEPEDLFDFDPTVKAVQSQNIMVRNFHAWLKNDLKIREQNLSVIIDKIERKETILPSYDAILIDEGQDFDADWLRLVSHLLNTDTQSLLLVEDRAQTIYRRKRSYLQDTGLSFQGRSKVLSINYRNTQQIVKFAWDFYREHSMFKNKVINRELEGEIIAPQSTKRKGPEPGIIKAANFFDEIRMVARQMKKLHEERKVPYEEMLILYRVKKTHKYPIIDIIQRSLQEADLPYYWITENDVSKRSFKKDDGKIKISTIDSSKGLDFQAVFIVNVDSMPFPLEDDREREVSLLYIGMTRAKEYLCLSYSGESEFTQYLEQILQKRNQKKNGIEKIN
- a CDS encoding electron transfer flavoprotein subunit beta/FixA family protein, yielding MFHIVACIKQVPDTKIIKMNPKTNTMDRRTAPAILNPYDAHAVEEAVRLKQRYGGTVSVVTMGPPPAVSAIKKCIEIGADEGYLITDRRFAGADTLATSYAVTKAIEKIAKTRPVDLIICGKMSIDGDTGQVGPGIARRLDIPPLTSVNKVVEINLEERYAVVHRKLEDGYEVVQSTLPCLFSVEKTINDVPYSPMPNMLKAARYKPHIWSVDDLEDVDIKQLGLKGSPTIVSKVWAPQKLAGGTFLEGNPAAQVEQLLQILLEKKELFESKEGM
- a CDS encoding electron transfer flavoprotein subunit alpha/FixB family protein, which produces MDFNEYKGVWVFIEQKDGEVAPVSLELLGAGRKLADKRGVELAGILIGEHVKSLTKTVFEYGADTVYVYDQPLFKHYRTETYMKALLECSDKYKPEIILYGATSTGKDLASAVATDLPTGLTADTTELDVEEETGLLLASRPAFGGNIMATILCKKYRPQMATVRAKVIKALPPEVGRIGKVVEETVSLKEEDIRTKVLEIVKETVKKVRIDEADIVVAGGKGLGSYEGFQLIHHLAETLGGAVGASRDVVEAGWIDHPHQVGQTGVTVTPKIYFAIGISGAIQHIVGMKNAGLIIAINKDKEAPIFQNCHYGIVGDAFEIVPVLIEQFKQALSSDKVMK